One segment of Bradyrhizobium sp. WD16 DNA contains the following:
- the gloB gene encoding hydroxyacylglutathione hydrolase, whose translation MPAEIRLFPCLSDNFGYLIHDPASKATASIDAPEAAPIIKALQHEGWTLTDILITHHHADHVGAVAELKAKYDCRVVAPHDKAVAIADADERVREGDIVQIGTIAARVLETPGHTLEHVSYILDADHALFCADTLFSVGCGRVFEGTYPMMWDSLKKLRALPDATKVYCGHEYTQSNVKFALSVERDNEALEARAVQAARLRAQHLPTVPTTIGEEKQTNVFLRADVPSVAAALGLTGRSAAEVFGELRERKNKA comes from the coding sequence ATGCCCGCCGAGATCCGCCTGTTCCCCTGTCTTTCGGACAATTTCGGCTATCTGATCCATGACCCCGCCAGCAAGGCGACGGCCTCGATCGATGCGCCGGAAGCCGCACCGATCATCAAGGCGCTGCAGCACGAAGGCTGGACCCTCACCGATATTCTCATCACCCACCATCATGCTGACCATGTCGGCGCCGTTGCGGAGCTGAAGGCGAAATACGACTGCCGCGTCGTCGCGCCGCACGACAAGGCCGTGGCCATCGCCGACGCCGACGAGCGCGTCCGCGAGGGCGACATCGTCCAGATCGGCACTATCGCGGCACGGGTGCTCGAGACTCCCGGCCACACCCTCGAACACGTCTCCTACATTCTCGACGCCGACCACGCCCTGTTCTGCGCCGACACGCTGTTCTCGGTCGGCTGCGGCCGGGTATTCGAAGGCACCTATCCGATGATGTGGGACTCGCTCAAGAAGCTCCGGGCCTTGCCGGACGCGACGAAGGTCTATTGCGGCCACGAATACACCCAGTCGAACGTCAAATTCGCACTCTCTGTGGAGCGCGATAACGAGGCGCTCGAGGCGCGCGCCGTGCAAGCTGCGCGGCTGCGCGCCCAGCACCTGCCGACGGTGCCCACCACTATCGGCGAGGAGAAGCAGACCAACGTTTTCCTGCGCGCCGACGTACCGTCGGTCGCGGCGGCGCTCGGCCTCACGGGGCGAAGCGCCGCAGAGGTGTTCGGCGAACTGCGCGAGCGCAAGAACAAGGCGTAA
- a CDS encoding class I SAM-dependent methyltransferase, protein MDVIDLRNFYSQRLGIVARRLINRGIREQWPHTRGLRVLGIGYPTPYLGLFRDDSERCIAFMPAAQGVLKWPTARPTLSALVDEFSLPLPDAAIDRVLLVHALEMSDDPAGLLREVWRILAPSGRMMAVIPNRRSVWARTDKTPFGHGRPYSRSQITELLRQTWFTPSAWSEALFVPPLDGGWFLRSAAAWERIGAAVSSPFAGVHIVEATKQVYRAIPARRPRTRLIPSLDPVLVPSAAPRRDCVAQPPHPSRGG, encoded by the coding sequence ATGGACGTGATTGACCTGCGCAATTTCTATTCGCAGCGCCTCGGCATCGTGGCGCGACGGCTGATCAATCGCGGCATTCGCGAACAGTGGCCGCATACGCGCGGGCTGCGCGTGCTCGGCATCGGCTATCCGACGCCCTATCTAGGCCTGTTTCGCGACGATTCGGAGCGCTGCATCGCCTTCATGCCCGCCGCGCAGGGGGTGCTGAAATGGCCGACCGCGCGTCCGACCCTGTCGGCGCTGGTCGACGAGTTCTCGCTGCCGCTGCCCGATGCGGCGATCGATCGCGTGCTGCTGGTGCATGCCCTTGAGATGTCCGACGATCCGGCCGGGCTGCTGCGCGAGGTCTGGCGGATCCTGGCACCGTCCGGACGGATGATGGCGGTGATCCCCAATCGGCGCAGCGTGTGGGCGCGCACGGACAAGACGCCGTTTGGCCACGGCCGGCCCTATTCGCGCAGTCAGATCACCGAATTGCTGCGGCAGACCTGGTTCACGCCCTCGGCCTGGAGCGAGGCGCTGTTCGTGCCGCCACTCGACGGCGGCTGGTTCCTGCGTTCGGCGGCGGCCTGGGAGCGCATCGGCGCGGCGGTATCCTCGCCCTTCGCCGGCGTACACATCGTCGAGGCCACCAAGCAGGTCTATCGGGCTATTCCCGCTCGGCGGCCGCGCACGCGCCTCATTCCGTCGCTCGATCCGGTGCTGGTGCCGTCGGCCGCGCCGCGGCGCGATTGCGTGGCGCAGCCGCCGCATCCGTCCCGCGGCGGGTGA
- a CDS encoding DUF4167 domain-containing protein, with translation MRNGQNKQRMRNRNNGHNPNRRGQNPMTRVYESNGPDIKIRGTAAHVAEKYLQLARDSQSSGDPVAAENYYQHAEHYFRLIAAAQEQFRQNLPQHQQQPQPRVEDDEGEDFSNFGAEPGFVRDPQPQPQYQQRDQQPREPREQPYPQRDREQPREQGTRDRDSGFRDQPREQPYRENRAQPAAQPETGDVDRLPSFITGTQPGAGFEAGGHQEGGGRFPPRRRRRPHAPRPEGRGPQATPSEDFSSGE, from the coding sequence ATGCGAAACGGTCAGAATAAACAGCGGATGCGTAACCGGAATAACGGTCACAACCCGAATCGCCGCGGCCAGAACCCGATGACCCGGGTCTACGAATCCAACGGGCCCGACATCAAGATTCGCGGCACCGCCGCCCATGTCGCCGAGAAATATCTGCAACTCGCCCGTGATTCGCAGAGCTCCGGCGACCCAGTCGCCGCCGAGAACTATTACCAGCATGCCGAGCATTATTTCCGCCTGATTGCGGCAGCCCAGGAACAGTTCCGGCAAAACCTCCCGCAGCATCAGCAGCAGCCGCAGCCACGAGTCGAAGATGACGAAGGCGAGGACTTCAGCAATTTCGGTGCTGAACCCGGTTTCGTGCGCGATCCGCAGCCGCAGCCGCAATACCAGCAGCGCGATCAGCAGCCGCGAGAGCCGCGCGAACAGCCCTACCCCCAGCGCGACCGCGAGCAGCCGCGTGAGCAGGGCACGCGTGACCGCGACTCAGGCTTCCGCGACCAGCCGCGCGAGCAGCCCTATCGCGAGAACCGGGCGCAGCCCGCCGCCCAGCCCGAAACCGGCGACGTTGATCGCCTGCCGTCCTTCATCACCGGCACCCAGCCCGGTGCCGGCTTCGAAGCCGGTGGACACCAGGAAGGAGGCGGCCGCTTCCCGCCGCGCCGCCGCCGGCGGCCGCATGCACCGCGTCCCGAGGGCCGCGGGCCACAGGCGACGCCGAGCGAGGATTTCTCCTCGGGCGAGTGA
- the prmC gene encoding peptide chain release factor N(5)-glutamine methyltransferase: MSCDFAGLSIEAARRRLTSLLRDAALDTPELDARLLVGHATGLDLTGLAVAAQRTLGPDEAARLSEAAWRRLAGEPVARILGEKEFWGLSLRLSPTTLVPRPDTETVVEAALAAMAGRTPARIADLGTGSGALLLALASEWPQALCIGTDIDEDALRTARANARRLNLAERAKFARCNFAAALAGPFDLIVSNPPYIPSAEIAMLAPEVREHDPRRALDGGEDGLVAYRTLIPQAAALLAAAGVLIVEVGAGQSEPVARLMSDAGLTGQPTRLDLGGIPRAVVGRNCEPQAPEIE, encoded by the coding sequence GTGAGCTGCGATTTCGCCGGCCTCAGCATCGAGGCAGCGCGGCGGCGGCTGACTTCCCTGCTGCGGGACGCTGCCCTCGACACACCGGAGCTCGACGCCCGGCTGCTGGTCGGCCATGCCACCGGCCTCGATCTCACCGGCCTTGCCGTCGCGGCGCAAAGGACGCTCGGGCCTGATGAGGCCGCGCGCCTCAGCGAAGCCGCATGGCGGCGCCTTGCCGGCGAACCGGTGGCGCGGATCCTGGGTGAGAAGGAGTTCTGGGGACTGTCGTTGCGGCTGTCCCCGACCACGCTGGTGCCCCGGCCGGATACCGAAACGGTGGTCGAAGCCGCCCTCGCCGCCATGGCCGGCCGAACACCGGCGCGCATCGCCGATCTCGGCACCGGTAGCGGAGCGCTGCTTCTGGCGCTGGCCAGCGAATGGCCGCAAGCGCTTTGCATCGGCACCGACATCGACGAGGATGCCCTGCGCACCGCTCGCGCCAATGCCCGTCGGCTCAATCTTGCGGAGCGCGCAAAGTTCGCGCGGTGCAACTTCGCAGCGGCGCTCGCCGGCCCCTTCGATTTGATCGTGTCCAATCCGCCCTATATCCCCTCCGCGGAGATCGCCATGCTTGCACCCGAAGTACGTGAGCACGATCCCAGGCGGGCGCTCGATGGCGGCGAAGATGGCCTCGTTGCCTACCGCACCCTCATTCCGCAAGCGGCCGCATTGCTGGCGGCGGCAGGGGTTCTGATCGTCGAAGTCGGAGCCGGCCAGAGCGAACCAGTCGCACGGTTGATGAGCGATGCCGGATTAACCGGCCAGCCGACACGTCTGGATCTAGGCGGTATTCCGCGGGCGGTGGTGGGACGAAATTGCGAACCGCAAGCCCCCGAAATAGAATAA
- the prfA gene encoding peptide chain release factor 1: MLPQTKLDALLARHAGLEAELTGQLSSEAFVRASRELSELAPVVEAVKAYRTAEQELADIEAMIGDATSDPEMRAMAEAERPQLMARRDELAQAIRIALLPKDAMDDRNVVLEIRAGTGGDEASLFAGDLFRMYERFAALHGWSVEVISASEGTMGGYKEIIAEIRGRGAFAKLKFESGAHRVQRVPDTEASGRIHTSAATVAVLPEAEEVDVDIKDTDLRIETMRSQGAGGQHVNKTESAIRITHLPTGIVVSMQDSRSQHKNRAKAMTLLRARLYDAEAQKLHAERSADRRGQVGSGDRSERIRTYNFPQGRVTDHRINLTLYKLPQVIAGEALGELVDALTTEHQAAQLAAEGAAA, translated from the coding sequence ATGCTGCCGCAAACCAAACTCGACGCGCTGCTCGCGCGCCACGCCGGGCTGGAAGCCGAGCTCACCGGACAATTGAGCTCGGAGGCATTCGTGCGCGCCAGCCGCGAGTTGAGCGAGCTTGCCCCTGTGGTCGAGGCGGTCAAGGCGTATCGCACGGCCGAGCAAGAACTCGCCGACATCGAGGCCATGATCGGCGACGCGACCTCCGACCCCGAGATGCGGGCCATGGCCGAAGCCGAACGGCCGCAGTTGATGGCCCGCCGCGACGAACTCGCCCAGGCGATCCGGATTGCGCTCCTGCCCAAGGACGCCATGGACGATCGCAACGTGGTGCTGGAAATCCGCGCCGGCACCGGCGGCGACGAGGCGTCGCTGTTCGCCGGTGACCTGTTCCGGATGTATGAACGTTTCGCCGCACTTCACGGCTGGAGCGTCGAAGTCATTTCGGCCAGCGAAGGCACCATGGGCGGCTACAAGGAGATCATCGCCGAAATCCGCGGCCGCGGCGCCTTCGCCAAGCTGAAATTCGAGTCCGGCGCGCATCGCGTGCAGCGGGTGCCGGACACCGAGGCCTCCGGCCGTATCCATACCTCCGCGGCCACCGTGGCCGTGCTGCCCGAGGCCGAGGAAGTCGATGTCGACATCAAGGACACCGACCTGCGGATCGAAACCATGCGCTCCCAGGGCGCCGGCGGCCAGCACGTCAACAAGACCGAATCGGCGATCCGCATCACCCATCTGCCGACCGGCATCGTGGTCAGCATGCAGGACAGCCGGTCCCAGCATAAAAACCGCGCCAAGGCCATGACGCTGCTGCGCGCCCGCCTCTACGACGCCGAGGCGCAGAAGCTTCATGCCGAGCGCTCCGCCGACCGACGTGGCCAGGTCGGTAGCGGCGACCGCTCCGAGCGTATCCGCACCTACAATTTCCCGCAGGGCCGGGTCACCGACCACCGCATCAACCTCACGCTCTACAAGCTGCCGCAGGTGATCGCAGGCGAGGCGCTCGGCGAGCTCGTCGACGCTCTCACCACCGAGCACCAGGCGGCGCAGCTCGCCGCCGAAGGCGCCGCAGCGTGA
- the ptsP gene encoding phosphoenolpyruvate--protein phosphotransferase, with amino-acid sequence MRSTLGGPRVLLRRLREVMAEPVSAQERLDKIVVLIAANMVAEVCSVYVLRIDNTLELYATEGLNRDAVHQTVLHAHEGLVGLVASEATPLNLSNAQNHPAFAYRPETGEEIYHSFLGVPILRAGNTLGVLVVQNRAHRTYVEEEVEALQTTAMVLAEMIASGELAALAKPGAEPAARHSLHKTGTILSEGIALGHVVLHEPRVVITNYIAEDLPKEIKRLETSLTKLRADLDRMLERGDVADGGEHRDVLEAYRMFANDHGWSHRLHEAVATGLTAEAAVERVQSDTRARMLRSTDPYLRERLHDLEDLGHRLMRQLLGQDHAPSRELLPDNAILVARAMGPAALLDYDRKRLRGLILEEGTSQSHVAIVARALGIPAVGEVDNAAGIADPGDAVIVDGTSGSIYFRPSAEIESAYAERVRFRARRQAQYLALRDKPTVTRDGEPVELMINAGLVIDLPHIDDTNCSGIGLFRTELQFMVSQNLPRSNEQLALYRTVLDAAGDKPVTFRTLDIGGDKALPYMETITEENPALGWRAIRLGLDRPGLLRGQVRALLRAGGGRSLKIMFPMVSDVAEFDQAKHIVERELTYLRQHGHTLPERIDIGTMIEVPALLYQLDELFKRVDFVSVGSNDLFQFLFAVDRGNPKVADRFDMLSAPSLRALRDIVIKAKAADKVASLCGEMASQPLGALALLAMGYRSLSVSATAHGPVKAMILELDVGKAAAMIKPLLEAPTGTVSIRERLKEFADKEGLPL; translated from the coding sequence ATGCGGAGCACGCTGGGAGGCCCCCGCGTCTTGTTGCGACGGCTCCGCGAGGTCATGGCCGAGCCGGTCAGCGCCCAGGAGCGGTTGGACAAGATCGTGGTGCTGATCGCTGCCAACATGGTGGCGGAAGTGTGCTCGGTTTACGTCCTGCGCATCGACAACACCCTCGAACTCTACGCCACCGAAGGTCTGAACCGCGATGCGGTGCACCAGACGGTGCTGCACGCCCACGAGGGTCTGGTCGGCCTTGTCGCCAGCGAGGCGACCCCGCTCAACCTCTCCAACGCCCAGAACCACCCAGCCTTCGCCTATCGCCCGGAAACCGGCGAAGAGATCTATCACTCGTTCCTCGGCGTGCCGATCCTGCGCGCCGGCAATACGCTCGGCGTCCTGGTGGTGCAGAACCGTGCCCACCGCACCTATGTCGAGGAGGAGGTCGAGGCTCTGCAGACCACGGCGATGGTGCTCGCCGAGATGATCGCCTCGGGCGAGCTGGCGGCGCTGGCCAAGCCCGGCGCCGAGCCCGCGGCCCGCCATTCGCTGCACAAGACCGGCACGATCCTGTCCGAGGGCATCGCGCTCGGCCATGTGGTGCTGCACGAGCCGCGCGTCGTCATCACCAATTACATCGCCGAGGACCTGCCCAAGGAGATCAAGCGCCTCGAGACCTCCCTGACCAAATTGCGTGCCGATCTCGACCGAATGCTGGAACGGGGCGATGTCGCCGACGGCGGCGAGCACCGCGACGTGCTCGAGGCCTATCGGATGTTCGCCAACGACCATGGCTGGTCGCACCGGCTCCACGAGGCGGTGGCCACCGGCCTGACCGCCGAAGCCGCCGTCGAGCGTGTCCAATCGGACACCCGCGCCCGCATGCTCCGCTCCACCGATCCTTACCTGCGCGAGCGGCTGCATGATCTGGAGGATCTCGGCCATCGCCTGATGCGCCAGTTGCTCGGCCAGGATCACGCCCCCTCACGCGAACTGCTGCCCGACAATGCCATCCTGGTCGCCCGCGCCATGGGCCCGGCGGCGCTGCTCGACTACGACCGCAAGCGCCTGCGCGGTCTGATCCTGGAAGAAGGCACCTCGCAGTCGCACGTGGCCATCGTCGCGCGGGCGCTCGGCATTCCGGCCGTCGGCGAGGTCGACAATGCGGCCGGCATCGCCGACCCCGGCGACGCGGTGATCGTCGACGGTACGTCGGGCTCGATCTATTTCCGCCCCTCCGCCGAGATCGAATCGGCCTACGCCGAACGGGTTCGCTTCCGTGCCCGACGCCAGGCGCAATATCTGGCGCTGCGCGACAAGCCGACCGTGACCAGGGACGGCGAGCCCGTCGAGTTGATGATCAATGCCGGGCTCGTCATCGACCTGCCGCACATCGACGACACCAACTGCTCGGGCATCGGACTGTTTCGCACCGAATTGCAGTTCATGGTCAGCCAGAACCTGCCGCGCTCCAACGAGCAGCTTGCGCTCTATCGGACGGTGCTCGATGCCGCCGGTGACAAGCCGGTGACCTTCCGCACCCTCGATATTGGCGGTGACAAGGCGCTTCCCTACATGGAGACCATCACCGAGGAGAACCCGGCGCTCGGCTGGCGGGCGATCCGCCTCGGTCTCGACAGGCCCGGCCTGCTGCGCGGCCAGGTCCGCGCGCTGCTGCGTGCCGGTGGTGGGCGTTCGCTGAAGATCATGTTCCCGATGGTGTCCGACGTCGCCGAATTCGACCAAGCAAAGCATATCGTCGAGCGCGAACTGACCTATCTGCGTCAGCACGGCCACACGCTGCCCGAGCGCATCGACATCGGCACCATGATCGAGGTGCCGGCCCTGCTCTATCAGCTCGACGAACTGTTCAAGCGAGTCGACTTCGTCTCGGTGGGCTCCAACGACCTGTTCCAGTTCCTGTTCGCCGTCGATCGCGGCAATCCCAAGGTTGCCGACCGGTTCGACATGCTGTCGGCACCGTCGCTGCGGGCATTGCGTGACATCGTCATCAAGGCGAAAGCGGCCGACAAGGTGGCCTCGCTGTGCGGCGAGATGGCTTCCCAGCCCCTCGGCGCGCTGGCGCTGCTTGCGATGGGCTACCGTTCCTTGTCGGTGTCGGCGACCGCGCACGGCCCGGTCAAGGCGATGATCCTGGAACTGGACGTCGGCAAGGCCGCGGCGATGATCAAGCCGCTGCTGGAGGCGCCCACCGGCACTGTTTCGATCCGCGAACGCCTCAAGGAGTTCGCGGACAAGGAAGGGTTGCCGCTGTGA
- a CDS encoding aspartate kinase — protein sequence MGRLVMKFGGTSVANIERIRNVARHVKREVDAGHEVAVVVSAMSGKTNELVGWTSDAAAMTGTANEELLALARADSTREYDAVVASGEQVTSGLLAISLQALGINARSWQGWQIPVLTSDAHSSARILDIDGSALVKGFAERKEVAVIAGFQGIHAESGRITTLGRGGSDTSAVAIAAAIRADRCDIYTDVDGVYTTDPRVVPKARRLDRVAFEEMLELASQGAKVLQVRSVELGMVHNVRVFVRSSFDKPEDIDPHAAQPPGTLICNEEEIMENHVVTGIAFSKDEAQISVRQIEDKPGVAAAIFGPLADANINVDMIVQSVSSDGATTDLTFTVPASEYSRAKDTIEKAREKIGYKAMDSATDLAKVSVIGIGMRSHAGVAAQAFKALADRNINIRAITTSEIKFSLLIDTAYTELAVRSLHTLYGLDKV from the coding sequence ATGGGCCGGCTTGTCATGAAATTCGGCGGCACTTCGGTCGCCAATATCGAACGCATCCGCAACGTTGCCCGCCACGTCAAGCGCGAGGTCGACGCTGGGCACGAGGTCGCAGTGGTGGTCTCGGCGATGTCCGGCAAGACCAACGAGCTGGTGGGATGGACCAGCGACGCCGCGGCGATGACCGGCACCGCCAACGAGGAGCTCCTTGCCCTCGCCAGGGCCGACTCGACCCGCGAATACGACGCCGTGGTCGCCTCCGGCGAGCAGGTCACCTCCGGGCTGCTCGCGATCTCGCTGCAGGCGCTCGGCATCAATGCCCGCTCCTGGCAGGGCTGGCAGATTCCGGTCCTCACCAGCGACGCGCATAGTTCGGCCCGCATTCTCGACATCGACGGCAGCGCGCTCGTCAAGGGCTTCGCAGAGCGGAAGGAAGTCGCGGTGATTGCCGGCTTCCAGGGCATCCACGCCGAGAGCGGCCGGATCACCACGCTGGGCCGCGGCGGCTCGGACACTTCGGCGGTGGCGATCGCCGCTGCGATCCGCGCCGACCGTTGCGATATCTACACGGACGTCGACGGCGTCTATACGACCGATCCGCGGGTGGTGCCGAAGGCGCGACGGCTCGACCGTGTCGCGTTCGAGGAGATGCTCGAACTGGCGTCACAGGGCGCCAAGGTCCTGCAGGTGCGCTCCGTCGAACTCGGCATGGTGCACAATGTGCGGGTCTTCGTGCGCTCCAGTTTCGACAAACCCGAAGACATCGATCCGCACGCCGCCCAACCGCCGGGCACGCTGATCTGCAACGAGGAGGAGATCATGGAAAATCACGTCGTGACCGGCATCGCCTTTTCCAAGGATGAGGCCCAGATCTCCGTGCGTCAGATCGAGGACAAGCCCGGTGTCGCCGCCGCGATTTTCGGGCCGCTGGCTGACGCCAATATCAACGTCGACATGATCGTGCAGAGCGTCTCCTCCGATGGCGCGACGACCGACCTCACCTTCACGGTGCCTGCCTCGGAATACTCGCGGGCCAAGGACACCATCGAGAAGGCCCGGGAGAAGATCGGCTACAAGGCCATGGACAGCGCCACCGACCTCGCAAAGGTCTCGGTCATAGGCATCGGCATGCGCAGCCATGCCGGCGTCGCCGCCCAGGCGTTCAAGGCGCTGGCGGACCGCAACATCAACATCCGTGCGATCACCACGTCCGAGATCAAATTCTCGCTGCTGATCGATACCGCCTATACCGAGCTCGCCGTGCGTTCGCTGCACACGCTCTACGGTCTCGACAAGGTCTGA
- a CDS encoding PH domain-containing protein: MGRYIDQILRPGERVQYSTTLHGIIYLPAALIWIVAAACFVLSRRAEGGGVGVVWLVLAAAAALVALVWTVRAWFRRWTTETDVTTLRVVHKTGFIQRRTFEMNLDKVERVDVDQSIPGRLIGYGDVTIRGVGEGVVTIRMMAAPLQFRNNITAR, encoded by the coding sequence ATGGGGCGTTATATCGATCAGATTCTGCGGCCCGGCGAGCGGGTGCAGTACTCCACCACCCTCCACGGCATTATCTATCTGCCGGCGGCGCTGATCTGGATCGTCGCCGCTGCCTGCTTCGTTTTGAGCCGCCGGGCCGAGGGGGGTGGCGTCGGCGTGGTTTGGCTGGTCCTGGCGGCGGCCGCCGCCCTGGTCGCGCTGGTCTGGACCGTACGGGCCTGGTTTCGGCGCTGGACCACCGAAACGGATGTCACCACCTTGCGGGTCGTGCACAAGACCGGCTTCATCCAGCGCCGTACCTTCGAGATGAACCTCGATAAAGTCGAACGCGTCGATGTCGATCAGAGCATCCCCGGCCGCCTGATCGGCTATGGTGATGTGACGATTCGCGGGGTCGGCGAAGGCGTCGTGACCATCAGGATGATGGCAGCGCCACTGCAATTTCGTAACAACATCACGGCGCGCTGA
- the ubiG gene encoding bifunctional 2-polyprenyl-6-hydroxyphenol methylase/3-demethylubiquinol 3-O-methyltransferase UbiG, whose product MAAPNPLSSTPTTSTVDPAEIAKFSRLSDEWWDPKGRMAPLHKINPLRLGFIRDAACRKFGRNVRSLSCLSGLRLLDIGCGAGLLCEPFTRLGAEVIGIDPSQTNIAAARLHADRSGLLIDYRCTTVEEMDPRERFDVVLAMEVVEHVVDVGAFLARCTALMKPNGIMVVSTLNRNWKSFALAIVGAEYVLRWLPPGTHSWNKFVTPAELARHLENNGLVITEETGVAYSPFADKWSLSADMDVNYMVVAETAG is encoded by the coding sequence ATGGCCGCCCCCAATCCGCTGTCGTCGACCCCCACCACCTCCACCGTCGACCCTGCCGAGATCGCGAAATTCTCGCGTCTGTCCGACGAGTGGTGGGACCCGAAAGGCCGGATGGCACCGCTCCACAAGATCAATCCGCTGCGCCTCGGCTTCATCCGTGACGCTGCGTGCCGAAAGTTCGGTCGCAACGTCCGCAGCCTGAGCTGCCTGTCCGGGTTGCGCCTGCTCGACATCGGTTGCGGCGCGGGCCTGCTGTGCGAGCCCTTCACCCGGCTTGGCGCCGAGGTGATCGGCATCGATCCGTCGCAGACCAACATTGCCGCCGCCCGTCTGCATGCCGATAGGTCCGGCCTGCTGATCGACTATCGCTGTACCACCGTGGAGGAGATGGATCCGCGCGAGCGTTTCGACGTCGTGCTTGCCATGGAGGTGGTCGAACATGTGGTGGATGTCGGCGCTTTCCTCGCCCGCTGCACAGCGCTGATGAAGCCGAATGGCATCATGGTGGTTTCGACCTTGAACCGGAACTGGAAGAGCTTCGCGCTTGCCATCGTCGGCGCCGAATATGTGCTGCGTTGGCTGCCTCCTGGCACCCATTCCTGGAACAAGTTCGTCACGCCGGCCGAGCTTGCCCGCCATCTGGAGAACAACGGTCTCGTCATCACTGAAGAGACCGGTGTGGCCTACAGTCCGTTTGCCGACAAATGGAGCCTGTCGGCGGATATGGACGTCAATTATATGGTGGTGGCCGAGACCGCGGGTTGA
- a CDS encoding peroxiredoxin produces MTIKIGDRLPLTKFRVMTEEGPQVRTTDDIFKGKKVALFAVPGAFTNTCHKMHLPSITINAENMKAKGVDTIAVTSVNDVFVMKAWQRDTDPSTKTVFLADGNAEFAKAIGLDLDASANGLGVRSRRYSMLVDDGVVKKLNIEENPGTVEKSGGDTLLSQL; encoded by the coding sequence ATGACCATCAAGATCGGCGACCGCCTGCCTCTGACCAAATTCCGCGTCATGACTGAGGAAGGACCGCAGGTGCGCACCACCGACGATATCTTCAAGGGGAAGAAGGTCGCCCTGTTCGCGGTCCCCGGCGCCTTCACCAACACTTGCCACAAGATGCACCTGCCGAGCATCACCATCAACGCCGAGAACATGAAGGCCAAGGGCGTCGACACCATCGCGGTCACCTCCGTCAACGATGTCTTTGTCATGAAAGCCTGGCAGCGCGACACCGACCCGAGCACCAAGACGGTGTTTCTTGCCGATGGCAATGCCGAATTCGCCAAGGCGATCGGCCTTGATCTCGATGCCTCGGCCAACGGCCTTGGCGTTCGTTCCAGGCGTTATTCGATGCTGGTCGACGACGGCGTGGTGAAGAAGCTCAATATCGAGGAAAATCCCGGCACCGTCGAAAAGTCGGGCGGCGACACGCTTCTCAGCCAACTCTGA
- a CDS encoding protein-disulfide reductase DsbD domain-containing protein, whose translation MIQLVPRLPRFALLAFTAPLLLCGEVRAQSADASAWVKDAHSALRLVAGSRNGAILLGGLALKLDSGWKTYWRTPGDSGVPPRFDFSRSDNVASVTVLWPAPTKFPDGAGGTSYGYRNDVLLPLRITPVKPERPVVLRAEVSYAVCEKLCVPVDAKAEVGFANEASSEDGALMTALAAVPQPAKLGDPNALTIRDVRRDGNQVVVDTSAPDGVTVDLFAEGPTADWSLPSPEPLERLPGGNQRFRFALDGLPLGIKPDGAALKLTLTGGGRAREFEVRLN comes from the coding sequence ATGATTCAGTTGGTTCCCCGCCTCCCCCGCTTCGCTCTGCTGGCTTTTACGGCGCCGCTCCTGCTCTGCGGCGAAGTCCGCGCGCAATCGGCCGACGCTTCGGCCTGGGTCAAGGACGCCCATTCGGCGCTGCGGCTCGTCGCCGGCTCGCGGAATGGCGCGATCTTGCTCGGCGGGCTCGCGCTCAAGCTGGACAGCGGCTGGAAGACCTATTGGCGCACGCCTGGCGATTCAGGTGTGCCGCCCCGGTTCGATTTTTCCCGCTCAGACAATGTCGCCTCGGTGACGGTCCTGTGGCCGGCTCCGACCAAATTTCCCGATGGGGCGGGCGGCACCTCCTACGGCTACCGCAACGATGTGTTGCTGCCGCTGCGGATCACGCCGGTCAAGCCCGAGAGGCCGGTCGTTCTGCGCGCCGAGGTCAGTTATGCGGTCTGCGAGAAGCTCTGTGTGCCAGTGGACGCCAAGGCCGAGGTCGGCTTCGCCAACGAGGCCAGCAGCGAGGACGGCGCGCTGATGACCGCGCTCGCCGCAGTGCCGCAGCCGGCGAAGCTCGGCGATCCAAACGCACTGACGATCCGTGACGTCAGGCGCGACGGCAACCAGGTCGTGGTGGACACATCCGCACCGGACGGCGTCACCGTCGACCTGTTCGCCGAAGGACCAACGGCGGACTGGTCGCTGCCGTCGCCGGAACCGCTCGAGCGCCTGCCTGGCGGCAACCAACGATTCCGGTTTGCGCTCGACGGCCTGCCGCTTGGCATCAAGCCGGACGGTGCGGCGCTGAAACTGACGCTGACCGGCGGTGGACGCGCGCGGGAGTTCGAGGTCCGTCTGAACTGA